Below is a window of Comamonadaceae bacterium M7527 DNA.
CGCTGGCCAGTGCAAACAAGCCACTTGCAAATTGCGTCAGCCATTCATCGTTGAGTTCGGGTAGCGCCAGGCTCAGCGTAAAGCTGCGCGGGGTGGCGCCCATGGCGGCCAAGTCACTGAGGTTGACGGCCAAGGCCTTGTGTCCCAGGCGCTTGGGATCTGTGTTGGCAAAAAAGTGCCGGCCTGCAACCAGCATGTCGCTGGACACGGCCAATTGGGTGTTGGGCGTGTGCAGCAGCAGCGCGCAGTCGTCGCCTGGGCCTGTTGCGACGTGTGCGCCCAGCGTGTGCGGGCGTACAAAGTGGCGGCGAATCAGCGCAAACTCGCCGCCTGCATGGCAGTCGGTGTTGCCGTCAAGGTGGTTGCTGTTACGCAGCGCCTGGGTTGGTCGTTGGCTTTGCTGGGTCGGCGTCATTGGTGTTGCTGCTGTCATAGCCGCTATTGTCCCCGTAACCAGAGTCATCAGTCTCTTTGTCGCTGTCGCTTGATGCGTAGTCCACAGGCTCAAACTGCGCGTCGGCTACGGTCAGGCCCCGGTCTTCCGAGTCTGTGGGCACGTCGCCAGCCCAGCGCAGTGCGCGCGCCACAACAGGTGGGCCTATGGTTTCAAATACGGCAACAGCCGCAAATACCACCGAGGCCACAATGGCACCAGAGTATGGAAACTGGTCTGCCGTGGTGTTGGCCAAGCCAATGGCCATGCCGGCCATGGGCAGCAAGATGAGACCGGCATTCATGCTGGCCTGGCGTGGCCAGCCCATCAGCGTGCCGGTGGCTGCCACGCCTATCCATTTGGCCATGGAGCGCGCCGCTACAAACACGGCTGCAGCGGGCGCAAACGCCAGCATTTCATTCAGGTGTAAGTTGGCGCCCGCATACACAAACAAGGCTACAAAGAACAGCTCGAATGCGGGGCCAAACGCCATGTTGGCCAGCAGCTTTTTACGCTCGACGCCGCGCACCACCAAACCCAGCACCAGCGGGGCAAACAGCACCGACAGCTTGAACATCATGGCCAGGCCCAGTGTCATGGCTACGGCGCCCACCACCAGGGCCAAGCTGTATTGCTCGGCGCCTCTGGTGGTGCGTGCCACGTGGTGCAGCGCCAGGCCCATGACCAAACCCAACACACTGGAACCTATCAACTGGTAGGCCGGGCTACCAATCATGGTGGCCAGTGGTGCATTGGACTGGTTGTACAGCGCGGGCAGTAACGCGGCAAATGCCAAAAACGCAATCACGTTGTTCAGCGCTACCAATGCCTCTGACCGGGTGGTGGTAGGGCCTTCAGCGCCCAGCTCATGCGCCACGTGAATCAGCACTGCCGGCGATGAAGAAATCGCAATGGCGCCAATGACGGCGGCAGGCAGCTCGGGAATGCCAAACCACACCAACGCAACGTACACGGCTACAAAGGTCAGTGCGGCCTCT
It encodes the following:
- a CDS encoding cation:proton antiporter, with protein sequence MDFLPTFPLATNTLFFFGFLLFCGALGGYLAHRVSWIPSITGFMLVGLVAGPNGLHLFGYESLANAKIVVDISLALILYRLGLSLDWREILHDKALLAVSLAEAALTFVAVYVALVWFGIPELPAAVIGAIAISSSPAVLIHVAHELGAEGPTTTRSEALVALNNVIAFLAFAALLPALYNQSNAPLATMIGSPAYQLIGSSVLGLVMGLALHHVARTTRGAEQYSLALVVGAVAMTLGLAMMFKLSVLFAPLVLGLVVRGVERKKLLANMAFGPAFELFFVALFVYAGANLHLNEMLAFAPAAAVFVAARSMAKWIGVAATGTLMGWPRQASMNAGLILLPMAGMAIGLANTTADQFPYSGAIVASVVFAAVAVFETIGPPVVARALRWAGDVPTDSEDRGLTVADAQFEPVDYASSDSDKETDDSGYGDNSGYDSSNTNDADPAKPTTNPGAA